The following is a genomic window from Spirosoma foliorum.
GGGGCAGGCTGCTGTAGGCCGTCTGGCTTTAGGGGCTTTTGCCGCCGGAGCCCTGGCAATGGGTGCGCTTGCTATTGGCGCACTGGCAATTGGACAGTTAAGCGTTGGTCGGGGTTATATCCGGAAGCTGCGAATTGGTGAACTGGAAGTCGATAAGTTAATCATCCACAATCAGAAGTCAGCATCCTAATTAAACAGCCCGAAGCTACTGGATGATTTTGTCTGGTAGCGTATAAATACACTTAAGTTAAGGCGCCCTAGGGTGCCTTTTTTATTTTTCAGCCAATATCTTCTAAAGATTTTACCCGGAAATACTCCTCCAGATTAGCCTATCTGCCTCCCAATGAAATAGGAATGGCAAAAATCATTTCACCGATAAATTCTCTCACTATCAAACACTTATCAGTTATTCTCATTAAAATTTATCTCATAGCGACCTACAACCTGATACTATTTAATCAAAACCAGTCTAAGCCAGTAACCAAAAAATGAATTATTCACAATCAACCTTAAACTTTATAAAGTATCATGAAACAAACTTCACAAATGCTCCTGGAAGAGCATGACAAATTTCGGAAACGGATAAAAGAATTAATCAGCCAGCTGTATCGTCAGAACGTAAAGGATCACACTGGTGCCGTAATGCCCGAAGCTGCCTTAGCCGAAGAATGGGAATATGAAGGGCAGGAATTCAATGCAATTACGGAACAAGGGCTAGCCCACATCGTTGGCAAAAAAATTGGCGAACTCTTTACGTGGGACGATCTGGAAACTGAAGCACTCCTCGATGTAGTGCACATGCTCGAAGACAAAGAGTTTGTTGAAAACTAGTGCTTTGTCAAACTAGATTCTAGTGATTCTGCCAGATTTTATTACCCTTATTACATTGATAATCAGCGAATAGAATCCAAAAAAAGAAGCAAAAGAATCTATAGAAACTAAATTGGACGAATACTAGAAGAGAAAGCCCGATCACAACAAGGATCGGGCTTTCTGCTTTTTCAGGTTGTCTGTTTTTTTAATGAGCTGTTCTCTGCCGTTGGTTACGCCTGATTGACGGCAGCAGGGTCCATATAGACAAACTCCCACAGGTGGCCGTCCAGATCCTGAAATCCGTGGCTATACATAAAGCCTTGATCTTGTGCTTCAGTAGGCGTTGTAGCCCCCGCAGCTACTGCCTTTTTCACTACTTCATCGACGGCTTCCCGATTGTCGGCAGAAAGGCAAATGATCGCTTCGGTGGTTTTGGAAGTATCGGCAATTTCCTTTTTTATGAACGACTTAAAGAACTTCTCGACCAGCAGCATGACATAAATATCCTCGCTGATAATCATGCAGGTACCATCCTGATTGGTGAATTGGGCGTTGAAGGAGTAGCCTAGTTTCGTGAAAAACTCAACCGATTTGTTCAGGTCTTTAACGGGCAGGTTTAAAAAAATCTTGGTTGCCATGAGTATGTGTTGTTTGGTGATTTACAGAACAAAAATACGGCAAATCTAGGGCGCTGACGTGGGGCAAATCCGACAAAGTAGGGGTTAATTGCGTCAATAATTACGCGTCAATTTCTGGTTGAACAACAGGCATATTTTTTCAATCTCACCGGGTTAAAACCCGGTGCAAGAAGACAGAATCAATGATCTGCGCCGGGTTTTAACCCGGCGCAGATTGAAAAAATCTTCACCCTCCTTAAGCTAGCCAGACATCGTAAATGCCCCTTATTAACCCGGTGCTAACAACGTACTTTTGAGCAAGTTCGGGCTTTAATCAAATGTCCATTGGAGTATTCATACCAAAACCATTTGTGTTACCGTCTGTTACCTATACAAACAATCTGATAAATACTCATGGATAAGAAGGTAACAGCTATCGCAGGAATTGCCCTGGGAGCCGCATTGGCCGCAGGATATGGACTTTATAAATATTTCGGCAAGAAATCCGGTAAAGGAACCAATATTGGTACTGGCGTCGATGTCGTACGAAACGGCCTAACGAATGGCTTTTTAGGGAATAGCCTTATTAAAAGCTTCAACTTATACGGTGGGCAGGCCGAAAATGGTCTTGTTGGCGGTGGACTTACTCTGTCGCCATCCTGGCAATCACATTGATGTCACAGAGAATAGTGTCTGGACTTAGCGGGGATTCTATCCAGACACTATTTGCGCTGACCGTATCCCTTATCGGTTGGTCTGCATATGGAGGCTGGATTAACACAAAAAAGCGGCTAAACAAAGTCAGGCCGCTTTCCTTAATCCTATCTAATACTTTTAATGACCCAAAGATAAATAACCCCCGGCGAACGTACGCATTTACTAGACCATTCAGGCGTAAATACCGACAGACACCCTTTTCCAGCCGATTAAAGAGTTCATGAAATCGGCATTAAACAGGCCTATTTTAGTGATCCGGATAGGCCATTTCTTGAAATAAGCCAAACGCAAATGACCCACCCTGTACCTATTGATTTTGGCTATTGGTCAATGATCCTCGGTCGATCATTATGGCCGTTAACTGATCGTGTATATGGATATTTCAAAGGTATTTAATCTGGTTACGCCCCTTATGATTGTCGCCCTGATGGGCCTTATCATGATTCTCTATGGCTTTGTCGATATGAAACAGCAGAACAACATTCTGCAATTTTTATTCGGCATTCCTATCATGGCCGGAGCGGTTGGACTTCATTTTCTAATCCGTCGATTAGCCCATCACAATACACTACACGTCTGGATCATCGAAGCTATTATCGTTGCCTTTATGTGGTACGGCTTCATGCACTCCTAGTTGTCAATCTCCATCACTAAATCAACACACCATGCGCAAGGTAGTTGCCGCCATCTGTTGCCTGCTTATAGCCGCGACCTTCCTCAATTTTCAGCAAACAGATGGCTGGATGGGGAAATGGACAGGCGAACACCCCGAAGGAGTCACCTATACCATCAAGGTCAAGGATAAATACAAAGGCATGAATTTATGTGAGGTGCATGCCGAAGGGATTCAAACATTTTATACCCTGGACTGCTGGGCAACCGGCACGCCAACGACATTAAAAGTCTACTATCGGTCGGCAACCGACGGCGCGTTTTACGCCAAGGACCGGGTTAAACCCAACGCCCCACTATTCATTTTAACCCGTCAGAAAGGCAAGGTCCTCTGGAAATGGCAACAGATTTTTACCGATGATTTAGTGATGCATAAGGGTAAATAACGTCGCTTTCTCTTGTGAATTGCCGGGCAGATGAGTTGAAGAAAGACATCAAAGCGATTTTCGAATATTGAAATGCCAGGAGTTTCCGATGGTGGTGATGGCTTTGGTTGTTATGAGTTGCGCCAGCGTCTTTCCCATCTGTTTGAAGTCAGTAGATAGCGTCGTAATTCCACCAGCCAGAACCTCTTCAACTGCCCCTACGCGTCCACAGCGAAGGCGGAAAGACGTTAGTCGTCCACGTTGTGAATACGGGTGCGCAAACGATACCCACCCAAATCGACCCGAACGGAACCCGCTCGTCATAAAACTGTACACACTAAGGTGGTGCTTAAAGGAACGGCTTCGGTGTATGATTCCCCGGCTTATTCATATACGATTTTGAAGTTTACGCGGTAGGTGTGCTGAGCGTAGTATTCACTACGTTCGAGCGTTATCCGGTCTCTGACCGGTGTAGTTATATCTACCAGAAAACCGGTTAAAGACCGGATAACGCACCGACGTAGTAAATACTACGCCGAACTGCTTGAGCAACTAAAATCAACTCACTTCTTCTTCCCGCCTTTCCCCATCTCCGTCGATAAATTAGTCGTGAAGAAAGGGAGCATTTTTTGCTCGATGCGTTCGGCGATTCGGTTGATGTGGTCGCCGTCGTACTCCTCGTAGGTATGCGGAATCTGGTAGGTAGTGAGCATACCGTCGAGTACTTTGTTTGTGGCCGCTATCGAAGCGTCTTTTGAGCCTGCATCGAACGCCAGCGCATGAAGTTGCCTGATATTCCCGATGTATTGATCGAGGGTGGCCAGTGGCGCGTTGGCCGCCCATTTTGCCGTTACCAAAGGTTGAGGCTGGCCTTCTTTCACCGGTAAATCCAGAAAAAAGGGCGCGTTCGTCGGGTTGGGCGACCAGGAAGCCGCCGAAGCAAACATGGCCTTAATCCCAAAATCGGCTTTGTTCAAATCATCAACCGTTTTGATACCCTCCGCCAAAGCTGCCCGTTCGGCATTGACCGAGCTGTTCATATTCGGCACCATGCAGCAGGGACTGAGTAGATATAAGTTGGAGAATATTTCGGGGTGTTTCTGCCCAATACGAATCGTGCCGTATCCGCCCATCGAGTGCCCCGCCAAGCCACGGCTACTCGCTTGCGGAATCGTGCGGTACTGCTTGTCGATGTAGGCAACTAGTTCATGGGCCACAAAATCCTCCCAGTTGCCAATCGTCACGGAGTTGGAATACATACTCCCGAAATAGCGATTATACGCATTCGGTGTCACAATGATAAACTCGTTCGTTTTCCCTTCGGCCAACGTTTTATCGACAACGGCGGGCAGATTGATCCAGTGTTTCGTGAAGCCGTACCATTTATCGTCGCTATCCGTAAATCCATGCAGAAAATAAATAACCGGATAATGGCGCTTCTTATCGGTCTGATAGCTGGGCGGCAAATACACCGATACATCCCGATCTGGTGAATCGCCAGCCAGATTTCCTTCCAGCCCTTTACCGTGTACCTTTATCCGTTCTACTTTTCCGGTTTTGGGGACCTTCTCCTGACTATAGCCATGCATGGGCAATACAAACCCGAGCATACTCAGGAGCAATAACTGGGCTAAGCGATGTGTAAATCGGCGATTCATAGTTGGTCAATTTATGTTGTTATAAGCGGAATGTGGCTCCTGATTTTATGCTTTCTTAGTGCGTTTATTTACCCTACCCCCACCCCCTGAAGGGGGCTCATTCCCACGATGAACTAAGCCCTTCAGGGGGTGGGGGTAAAACCGAGCCTGTTTTCATGAAACTTAGACAGTCCCTGAGCGTAAGGAAACCTTACGATTCCTCCTGTCGTCGGAATGACAGTAATGGGCAGTTTACAGAGCAAGCGGCTTTCCAGCCGCGTTACACTAAAAATCTGTGTTGGCCTCTTTTATATCCATTTTCTTGATCCAGATATTGCGGTAAAGCACGTCGTGCCCTTCGGCCTGGAGTTTTAGACCACCTGGCGTATCGGTGACGCCTTTGCCCCCATCATTCCCTCCGTCGATACCCGAATTTGGTCCACCCCACACCTGAGTTATCTTCTGGTTGGTGTGCGCTTTTTTACCGTTCAAATAGATCGTTACCATAGCGGGTTCGGTGCGTTTACCGTCTTTGAAACGGGCAGCCCGGAACTCAATATCGTAGGCGTTCCACTTGCCAATGCCGTTGTATAGTTTGTAGGGCGAAGGTGATTCGTTGATAACCGCTCCTAATCCGTGACTGGTCGTATCGCCATCGAAAATCTGAATCTCGTATCGGTTTTGCAGATAAACTCCACTATTTCCGCCCGCTTTGCTTACGTAAAACTCAACGTGCAGACGAAAATCCCGAAAGGTTTCCTTGGTCACAATGTCGGCGGCCCCATATAGTCCACCCGCAGCAGCCGGATCGTTGGTGTTCATCACCGTACCCGTACCAGCGGGGTCCTGCTCAATTTTCCATTTGATGGGCAGGCTAGCCTTAAGCCGAGGCCCCTCCCAATACGTCCATTTTTCATCGAGCATCTTCTTCGAGCCATCGAACAGCATTTCGGCCCCTTTCGGCGCTTTCAGTCCAACACCAACAGGTTCTTTAGCACTCGGAATCATGGCCACACTGACAGCAAGGAGTAGCCCGGCAGACAGTATAGCAAATTGTGTATTTCGGATGAGTTTCATTCGGTTCAAAGTGGTTTGATAATATGTACTCTCCTGTAAGAGTATCCACCTTAGAATTTACCCGCGTAGCCAACTCAACGCCCGATTTATCGCATGAAACACTCTAATTCCCATTCCGTGGTGTCGGTTCCTCAAAACTGACACGGTGAAACCATACAAAGATTTAACAGATTGATCTTTCATCACTTAACCTCTAAGCATTTCTGGTTCATACATTTGCCAGATGGCCTAGAGACCATCTAAAATCAGGCTTTTCAATTACTTACCCTACCCCCACCCCTCTGAAGGGGCTTAGTTCATTATGAGAATAAGCCCCCTTCAGGGCAGGGCTGGGGGTAAAACCGAGACTGTTTTTGTGAAATGTAGACAGCCCTTAAGAGTTAAACTAACTTGACGCCATAACGAGTCATTGAATACAACCGACCAATAGCCATTTAACCATCAGAAATGAGTCTCTACGTTTTATCGCTGGTACTAACTGCTGCCGTTCTGCATGCCACCTGGAATCTGCTTTCCAAAAAAACACAAGGCCAAACACCTTACATCTGGTTAATGTATATCGCCAGTAATGTTGTGTATTTACCCGTACTCCTATTCCAACTAATGCAGGGCGATACCCTCTACTCAGCACCGCTCCTCTGGTTTTCAGTAAGCAGCGCTGTGCTGCATCTGGGATATTATATCGTGTTGCAAAAGGGCTACAGAAGCGCCGACCTGTCGGTGGTATATCCACTTGCCCGAGGGTCGGGCCCGCTGTTTTCCTCTATCGCGGCTATTGTATTCTTACACGAACCACTACGATTAACGGCAACCATTGGCCTATTTTTAATTATTGCGGGTGTGCTGCTGATCACGGGGTTAAGCGTCAACAAAGAGACCAACAAGCAACTTATGCCGGGAATTACGTACGGCGTACTGACGGGTTTGTTCATCGCCCTATACACGATTAACGACACCATCGCCGTAAAATCTTATGCTGTATCTCCTTTACCGCTCACATTAGGCACCAATCTTTTTGGGGCCGTTTTACTTTCGCCATTCGTCCTGTCTAAAAAAGAGGAGCTAAAAAGAGAAG
Proteins encoded in this region:
- a CDS encoding VOC family protein, translating into MATKIFLNLPVKDLNKSVEFFTKLGYSFNAQFTNQDGTCMIISEDIYVMLLVEKFFKSFIKKEIADTSKTTEAIICLSADNREAVDEVVKKAVAAGATTPTEAQDQGFMYSHGFQDLDGHLWEFVYMDPAAVNQA
- a CDS encoding DUF5991 domain-containing protein, with the protein product MRKVVAAICCLLIAATFLNFQQTDGWMGKWTGEHPEGVTYTIKVKDKYKGMNLCEVHAEGIQTFYTLDCWATGTPTTLKVYYRSATDGAFYAKDRVKPNAPLFILTRQKGKVLWKWQQIFTDDLVMHKGK
- a CDS encoding DMT family transporter, coding for MSLYVLSLVLTAAVLHATWNLLSKKTQGQTPYIWLMYIASNVVYLPVLLFQLMQGDTLYSAPLLWFSVSSAVLHLGYYIVLQKGYRSADLSVVYPLARGSGPLFSSIAAIVFLHEPLRLTATIGLFLIIAGVLLITGLSVNKETNKQLMPGITYGVLTGLFIALYTINDTIAVKSYAVSPLPLTLGTNLFGAVLLSPFVLSKKEELKREVKLHKWIIIAIAILSPAAYILVLEAVKYAPLTVVAPARETSILLGVFMGSKVFNEKDGKRRLIASGLILSGIIALSLS
- a CDS encoding 3-keto-disaccharide hydrolase, with product MKLIRNTQFAILSAGLLLAVSVAMIPSAKEPVGVGLKAPKGAEMLFDGSKKMLDEKWTYWEGPRLKASLPIKWKIEQDPAGTGTVMNTNDPAAAGGLYGAADIVTKETFRDFRLHVEFYVSKAGGNSGVYLQNRYEIQIFDGDTTSHGLGAVINESPSPYKLYNGIGKWNAYDIEFRAARFKDGKRTEPAMVTIYLNGKKAHTNQKITQVWGGPNSGIDGGNDGGKGVTDTPGGLKLQAEGHDVLYRNIWIKKMDIKEANTDF
- a CDS encoding alpha/beta hydrolase; translated protein: MNRRFTHRLAQLLLLSMLGFVLPMHGYSQEKVPKTGKVERIKVHGKGLEGNLAGDSPDRDVSVYLPPSYQTDKKRHYPVIYFLHGFTDSDDKWYGFTKHWINLPAVVDKTLAEGKTNEFIIVTPNAYNRYFGSMYSNSVTIGNWEDFVAHELVAYIDKQYRTIPQASSRGLAGHSMGGYGTIRIGQKHPEIFSNLYLLSPCCMVPNMNSSVNAERAALAEGIKTVDDLNKADFGIKAMFASAASWSPNPTNAPFFLDLPVKEGQPQPLVTAKWAANAPLATLDQYIGNIRQLHALAFDAGSKDASIAATNKVLDGMLTTYQIPHTYEEYDGDHINRIAERIEQKMLPFFTTNLSTEMGKGGKKK